In Mesorhizobium sp., one DNA window encodes the following:
- the tsaA gene encoding tRNA (N6-threonylcarbamoyladenosine(37)-N6)-methyltransferase TrmO: protein MAFSSTSGPEFEIREGEVRLDADPASALPDAGIVFIGRVSSPWRQRTDCPKNMRQASERGGGGRISLDPLFAPGLQGLDEYSHAVLLSWLDRSPRDLIVQKPRHAEIAKGTFALRSPVRPNPIGVHIVRILDVDMARGIVELEAIDLLDGTPVVDIKPYFASTDAIPGAVRPARDGA from the coding sequence ATGGCGTTTTCCTCCACATCGGGCCCCGAATTCGAAATCCGGGAAGGCGAGGTTCGGCTCGACGCCGATCCGGCGTCCGCCCTGCCCGATGCCGGGATCGTCTTCATCGGCCGCGTGTCCTCGCCCTGGAGGCAGAGGACGGATTGTCCGAAGAACATGCGTCAGGCCTCGGAGCGGGGCGGCGGCGGGCGCATATCGCTCGATCCGCTCTTCGCCCCCGGGCTGCAAGGGCTGGACGAGTACAGCCACGCCGTCCTGTTGTCCTGGCTCGATCGTTCGCCGCGTGACCTGATCGTGCAGAAGCCGCGCCACGCCGAAATCGCGAAGGGCACGTTCGCCCTCCGCTCGCCGGTGCGGCCCAACCCGATCGGCGTCCACATCGTCCGCATCCTCGACGTCGATATGGCGCGCGGCATCGTCGAACTCGAGGCAATCGACCTGCTCGACGGCACGCCCGTCGTCGACATCAAGCCCTACTTCGCCTCGACGGACGCGATCCCCGGCGCCGTGCGCCCTGCCCGGGACGGCGCCTGA
- a CDS encoding metalloregulator ArsR/SmtB family transcription factor, translating into MVDTLKAAGESSRFRILVLLSRGDLTVSDLTSILNQSQPRVSRHLKLLLEAGLIGRYQEGSWAFFRLSDNEAAREFALGLVGRVDPADPLVLRDMERLDAVKRKNRERAAEYFSANAAQWDQLRALHVPDDAVETALLKLVGKTPFQAMLDLGTGTGRLLEIFAPLYRRGVGLDMSREMLAVARANLDKAGVQHAQVRQGDIYAPPVDRDAFDLVTIHQVLHYLDNPGLAIAEAARTLRPGGRLVIVDFAPHDFEFLREEQAHARLGFSDRQIADWMKEAGLEQEETFSFKPAVDGGLTVKLWSGRDRRILLAHPSQERRLATETA; encoded by the coding sequence ATGGTCGATACGCTCAAGGCGGCAGGCGAATCCAGCCGCTTCCGCATCCTCGTGCTTTTGTCGCGAGGCGATTTGACCGTTTCCGACCTGACCTCCATCCTCAACCAGTCTCAGCCGCGGGTGTCGCGGCACCTCAAGCTCCTTCTCGAAGCGGGACTGATCGGCCGCTATCAGGAAGGATCCTGGGCCTTCTTCCGCCTTTCCGACAACGAGGCTGCGCGCGAATTCGCCCTCGGCCTCGTCGGCCGGGTGGATCCCGCCGATCCGCTCGTGCTGCGCGACATGGAGCGGCTGGACGCGGTGAAGCGCAAGAACCGCGAGCGCGCTGCCGAATATTTCAGCGCCAATGCGGCGCAGTGGGACCAGTTGCGCGCGCTGCACGTGCCCGACGACGCGGTCGAAACGGCGCTGCTCAAACTCGTCGGCAAGACGCCGTTCCAGGCGATGCTCGATCTCGGTACCGGCACCGGACGGCTCTTGGAGATCTTCGCACCGCTCTACCGGCGCGGCGTCGGTCTCGACATGTCACGCGAGATGCTGGCCGTGGCCCGCGCCAATCTCGACAAGGCAGGCGTCCAGCATGCGCAGGTGAGGCAGGGCGACATCTACGCACCGCCCGTCGACCGCGACGCCTTCGACCTCGTCACCATCCACCAGGTGCTGCACTATCTCGACAATCCCGGCCTCGCGATCGCCGAGGCGGCCAGGACGCTGCGGCCCGGTGGCCGGCTGGTGATCGTCGATTTCGCGCCGCACGACTTCGAGTTCCTGCGCGAGGAGCAGGCGCATGCGCGCCTCGGCTTCTCCGACCGGCAGATCGCCGACTGGATGAAGGAGGCCGGCCTTGAGCAGGAGGAGACTTTCTCGTTCAAGCCCGCCGTGGACGGCGGTCTTACCGTGAAACTCTGGTCCGGTCGCGACCGCCGCATCCTTCTCGCCCATCCTTCCCAAGAACGACGCCTTGCCACGGAGACCGCGTGA
- the metF gene encoding methylenetetrahydrofolate reductase [NAD(P)H]: MSHFRLSRRPDIGDKIRVSFEFFPPKTDDMEARLWETVKRLEPLKPSFVSVTYGAGGSTRERTIRTVRRILNETSLAPAAHLTCVDASREQSDAVIADFLTMGVKRFVALRGDPAEGVGARYRPHPHGYSNGADLVGALAAQGAHDISVSAYPEKHPESPDFATDIEMLKRKVDNGATRAITQFFFDNDLYERYVERVRRAGIYIPIVPGILPVHSFSAVANFAGRCGAHVPAWLAERFDGLARDPQTHALVAAAVAAEQVLDLVERGVGDFHFYTMNRADLAFAICHMIGIRAAEEQPVVSATAA, from the coding sequence ATGTCCCACTTCCGGCTTTCCCGACGTCCCGACATCGGCGACAAGATCCGCGTGTCGTTCGAGTTTTTCCCGCCGAAAACCGACGACATGGAGGCGCGGCTGTGGGAGACGGTCAAGCGGCTGGAGCCGTTGAAGCCGAGCTTCGTGTCCGTGACCTACGGTGCGGGAGGATCGACGCGAGAGCGAACGATCCGCACCGTGAGGCGGATCCTCAACGAAACCTCGCTCGCACCCGCGGCCCATCTCACCTGCGTCGACGCCAGCCGCGAGCAGTCCGACGCGGTGATCGCCGATTTTCTGACGATGGGCGTCAAGCGTTTCGTGGCGCTGCGCGGCGATCCGGCCGAGGGCGTCGGGGCGCGCTACCGTCCGCATCCGCACGGGTATTCCAACGGCGCAGACCTGGTCGGAGCGCTCGCCGCCCAGGGGGCGCATGACATCTCCGTCTCGGCTTATCCGGAGAAGCATCCGGAAAGCCCCGACTTTGCCACCGACATCGAGATGCTGAAGCGCAAGGTGGACAATGGCGCGACCCGCGCGATTACCCAGTTCTTCTTCGACAACGATCTCTACGAGCGCTATGTCGAGCGTGTTCGTCGGGCGGGCATCTACATTCCGATCGTGCCGGGGATCCTGCCGGTCCACAGTTTCTCGGCCGTAGCGAATTTTGCCGGCCGCTGCGGCGCGCATGTCCCGGCCTGGCTCGCCGAGCGTTTCGACGGACTTGCCCGCGACCCGCAGACGCACGCGCTGGTGGCTGCGGCCGTCGCCGCCGAACAGGTGCTCGACCTGGTCGAACGCGGCGTCGGCGATTTCCATTTCTACACGATGAACCGGGCCGACCTTGCCTTCGCGATCTGCCACATGATCGGCATTCGCGCTGCCGAGGAGCAGCCGGTCGTCAGCGCAACGGCTGCGTGA
- a CDS encoding amidase: MLSVIAIRDEIAAGRTTPAAEIARSLDRIADLDPATGAFEALADRDAAIAEAGTASGPLAGVSVGIKDIFDTGDLPTTYGTPLYAGYRPRTDAAVVTMIRQAGATIVGKTVTTEFAFLNPSRTKNPLDPARTPGGSSSGSAAAVAAGMVAAATGTQTGGSVIRPAAYCGVSGYKPSFRLVPAVGAKTFSWSLDTVGFFAASAADVARFASYVTRRPLDVEEPASPLRIGLYRSGIWKEADGEMQSALARAAQIAANAGAQLVELDEPDALAAGRDAHSTIQNYEVGLAMADDFLRSGERMSQILRETIASGRAIPPADYDKARATARRARKAATSLFQTVDVLLTPSATGAAPAGLGSTGSPIFNKLWTLTGNPCVNVTGLADSSGMPLGVQIVARFGADRTALSAADWLERAVRAA, encoded by the coding sequence ATGCTGTCGGTCATCGCGATACGGGACGAGATTGCCGCCGGGCGGACCACGCCCGCCGCCGAGATCGCAAGGAGCCTCGATCGCATCGCGGACCTCGATCCAGCCACGGGAGCCTTCGAGGCACTCGCCGACCGTGATGCGGCCATCGCCGAGGCAGGCACCGCGTCCGGCCCGCTCGCGGGCGTCTCCGTGGGCATCAAGGATATCTTCGACACGGGCGACTTGCCAACGACCTACGGCACGCCGCTCTACGCGGGCTACCGGCCCCGCACCGATGCCGCCGTCGTGACGATGATCCGCCAGGCCGGCGCCACGATCGTCGGCAAGACCGTCACCACCGAATTCGCCTTCCTCAACCCTTCCCGTACAAAGAACCCGCTCGACCCCGCGCGCACCCCGGGCGGCTCGTCCTCGGGCTCGGCGGCCGCCGTTGCCGCCGGCATGGTCGCGGCCGCGACCGGCACGCAGACCGGCGGCTCGGTGATCCGTCCCGCCGCCTATTGCGGTGTCTCCGGCTACAAGCCGAGCTTCCGGCTCGTCCCCGCCGTCGGCGCCAAAACCTTCTCCTGGTCGCTCGACACGGTCGGCTTCTTCGCCGCCAGCGCGGCCGACGTAGCGCGCTTCGCGTCCTACGTCACGCGTCGTCCACTGGACGTCGAGGAACCTGCGTCACCGTTACGGATCGGCCTCTACCGGAGCGGGATCTGGAAGGAGGCAGATGGCGAGATGCAATCCGCGCTCGCCCGGGCGGCGCAGATCGCCGCCAATGCCGGGGCACAGCTTGTCGAGTTGGACGAGCCCGATGCGCTCGCGGCGGGACGGGACGCGCATTCGACCATCCAGAACTACGAGGTCGGGCTGGCGATGGCCGACGACTTCCTGCGCTCTGGCGAGCGCATGAGCCAGATCCTGCGCGAGACCATTGCTTCGGGCCGCGCCATCCCGCCCGCCGACTATGACAAGGCGAGGGCGACGGCGCGGCGCGCCCGCAAGGCGGCGACGTCACTGTTCCAGACCGTCGACGTGCTGCTGACGCCCTCGGCGACCGGCGCAGCGCCCGCGGGGCTGGGCTCGACCGGCAGCCCGATCTTCAACAAGCTCTGGACCCTGACCGGCAATCCATGCGTCAACGTGACGGGCCTTGCCGATTCCTCCGGCATGCCGCTCGGCGTGCAGATCGTCGCGCGCTTCGGTGCGGACCGGACCGCGCTTTCGGCGGCGGACTGGCTCGAGAGGGCTGTCCGGGCAGCTTGA
- a CDS encoding DMT family transporter codes for MSLPSSASPQTPPMTARMWVLLLLLGVIWGGSFFSVSVAVKEIPPLTLVLIRVAVAATALHLYLLARGPSFALARPYAGWFLMMGLLNNVVPFSLMFIGQTAIGAGLASVLNATTPFWTLLVVGFVFRFETPTLNKLIGVVIGIAGTAVMIGPGLAADIGGPVWAKFALIGTALSYAFAFVVSRRFTGLPPVLVATGQLTASTLLMIPIALYSDGLDGFYHAGAGAWTAALALALIATAFAYLIFFELIRTAGQSNTSLVTMITPVSAVLLGAVFLGERLELFELAGMALIGLGLVTIDGRLFRRR; via the coding sequence ATGAGTCTCCCCTCCTCCGCTTCCCCCCAGACCCCGCCGATGACCGCCCGCATGTGGGTTTTGCTCCTGCTCCTGGGCGTCATATGGGGCGGTTCCTTCTTCAGCGTCTCGGTCGCCGTGAAGGAAATCCCGCCGCTGACGCTGGTGCTGATCCGTGTCGCCGTCGCTGCGACGGCGCTGCACCTCTATCTGCTGGCGCGAGGCCCCTCCTTCGCGCTGGCGCGCCCCTACGCGGGTTGGTTCCTGATGATGGGCCTGCTCAACAATGTCGTTCCCTTCTCGTTGATGTTCATCGGCCAGACAGCGATCGGCGCCGGCCTCGCCTCGGTGCTCAACGCCACCACCCCGTTCTGGACGCTTCTGGTCGTCGGTTTCGTCTTCCGCTTCGAAACCCCGACGCTGAACAAGCTGATCGGAGTCGTGATCGGCATCGCCGGCACGGCAGTGATGATCGGGCCGGGGCTGGCGGCCGATATCGGCGGCCCCGTCTGGGCAAAGTTTGCACTGATCGGCACGGCGCTGTCCTACGCCTTCGCCTTCGTTGTCTCGCGCCGCTTCACCGGCCTGCCGCCGGTCCTGGTCGCAACCGGCCAGTTGACAGCTTCGACGCTCCTGATGATCCCGATCGCGTTGTATTCGGACGGGCTCGACGGTTTTTACCATGCCGGCGCCGGCGCGTGGACGGCGGCGCTCGCGCTGGCGCTGATCGCCACCGCTTTCGCCTACCTGATCTTCTTCGAACTGATCCGTACGGCTGGCCAGTCGAACACCTCGCTCGTCACGATGATCACTCCGGTCAGCGCGGTGCTCCTCGGCGCGGTCTTCCTCGGCGAGCGGCTGGAACTGTTCGAGCTGGCCGGCATGGCGCTGATCGGGCTCGGCCTTGTGACGATTGACGGACGGCTGTTCCGTCGCCGATAG
- a CDS encoding alanine racemase, whose product MQRFETAKAAALELRPDEPVYCFHPDVLKADAQSFMAMFPGKTAYAVKTNGEPMVLKTLSESGVKAFDVASPGEFAAVRAVAPEAEMLYMHPVKAQSDIRLALETYGIRVIAVDHEDEIVKLTRIVRALDIDPGSVEVYVRIQTKGHAAYELSKKFGAGPAQAVELLQRLARTGYKVGICFHVGSQIEDPDTYDRALKTADWVRNRAGVDLVGLDVGGGFPAEYGHDPNRKAPDMPSLAQLMSRLRGDIREWGFGDMPLVAEPGRVIVARAFSLIVRVLLRKGRRLYINDGIWASLSDSWTGKITLPARFIPDPAIRSRNGDVSNIVPFKVCGATCDSVDILSRPFWLPETIDTGDWIEIGHIGAYSLSLRTRFNGFYPDTFVEVATPFDEGDKPEGFASLETMAAE is encoded by the coding sequence ATGCAGAGATTCGAGACCGCGAAGGCCGCCGCGCTGGAGCTTCGCCCGGACGAGCCGGTCTACTGCTTCCATCCGGACGTGCTGAAGGCCGATGCCCAGAGCTTCATGGCGATGTTCCCGGGCAAGACGGCCTATGCGGTGAAGACCAACGGCGAGCCGATGGTGCTGAAAACTTTGTCGGAGTCGGGGGTGAAGGCCTTCGACGTCGCCTCGCCCGGCGAGTTCGCGGCGGTCCGCGCCGTCGCCCCTGAGGCGGAGATGCTCTACATGCATCCGGTCAAGGCGCAATCGGACATAAGGCTGGCGCTCGAGACCTACGGCATCCGCGTGATCGCGGTCGATCATGAGGACGAGATCGTCAAGCTGACGCGCATCGTGCGCGCGCTCGATATCGACCCGGGTTCGGTCGAGGTCTATGTCCGTATCCAGACCAAGGGCCACGCCGCCTACGAACTGTCGAAGAAGTTCGGCGCCGGGCCGGCGCAGGCGGTGGAACTGCTGCAGCGACTGGCGCGCACCGGCTACAAGGTCGGGATCTGCTTTCATGTCGGCAGCCAGATCGAGGACCCGGACACCTACGACCGGGCGCTGAAGACGGCCGACTGGGTGCGCAACCGCGCAGGCGTCGATCTGGTCGGCCTCGACGTCGGCGGCGGCTTTCCGGCCGAATACGGACATGACCCGAACCGCAAGGCTCCCGATATGCCGTCGCTGGCGCAGCTGATGTCCCGCCTGCGCGGCGATATCCGCGAATGGGGCTTCGGCGACATGCCATTGGTGGCCGAGCCGGGACGGGTGATCGTCGCGCGGGCGTTTTCGCTGATCGTGCGGGTGCTTCTGCGCAAGGGCAGGCGGCTCTACATCAACGACGGTATCTGGGCGTCGCTGTCCGATTCCTGGACGGGCAAGATCACGCTTCCCGCGCGTTTCATCCCCGACCCGGCGATCCGCAGCCGCAACGGCGATGTGTCGAACATCGTGCCGTTCAAGGTCTGCGGTGCCACCTGCGATTCGGTCGACATCCTGTCGCGACCCTTCTGGTTGCCCGAAACCATCGATACCGGAGACTGGATCGAGATCGGCCATATTGGCGCCTATTCGCTGTCGCTTCGGACCCGCTTCAACGGCTTCTATCCGGATACTTTTGTCGAGGTGGCGACGCCATTCGACGAGGGGGACAAGCCGGAAGGTTTTGCCAGCCTGGAGACGATGGCGGCGGAGTGA
- a CDS encoding LrgB family protein codes for MTPDIVSIWVYLSASPLTWLTATLAAYVAADWLAARLGRHPLANPVVIAAALLAAILIATNTDYAAYFEGAQFVHFLLGPATVALAVPLWRNLATVRRALLPMAAALLAGSATAALSAVGIAWALGAPVDVLASLAPKSTTAPIAMELSKSLGGIPSLTAVLVVMTGIIGAVVVTPLMNALGIRNFAARGFAVGVASHGIGTARAFQVSEIAGTFAGIAMGLNGALTSLLVLIWLTLAG; via the coding sequence ATGACCCCCGACATCGTCTCGATCTGGGTCTATCTGTCGGCCTCGCCGCTGACCTGGCTGACGGCGACGCTGGCCGCCTATGTCGCCGCCGACTGGCTCGCAGCGCGGCTCGGCCGTCATCCGCTCGCCAATCCGGTGGTCATCGCGGCTGCACTTCTCGCGGCCATCCTCATTGCTACCAACACCGATTACGCCGCCTATTTCGAGGGCGCGCAGTTCGTGCATTTCCTGCTCGGCCCGGCGACCGTGGCGCTGGCGGTCCCGCTCTGGCGCAATCTCGCGACCGTCCGCCGCGCGCTTCTGCCGATGGCGGCGGCGCTCCTCGCAGGATCGGCGACCGCGGCGCTCAGCGCCGTCGGCATCGCCTGGGCGCTCGGTGCGCCAGTCGACGTACTTGCCTCGCTGGCGCCGAAATCGACCACCGCGCCGATCGCCATGGAACTGTCGAAGAGCCTCGGCGGAATCCCATCGCTGACAGCGGTGCTCGTGGTGATGACCGGGATCATCGGCGCGGTGGTGGTGACCCCGCTGATGAACGCGCTGGGGATACGCAACTTCGCCGCGCGCGGCTTCGCGGTCGGCGTCGCCTCGCACGGCATCGGGACGGCCCGCGCCTTTCAGGTCTCCGAGATCGCCGGCACCTTCGCCGGCATCGCCATGGGCCTCAACGGCGCGCTGACCAGCCTGTTGGTGCTGATCTGGCTGACGCTCGCCGGCTGA
- a CDS encoding CidA/LrgA family protein produces the protein MSGAGNSSSPSAPPLNLPRAILALLLCQLAGETAILAVRAFYPEIAFPGPVVGMALMFVLLAWRKGPDAGLDATSGAILRNLSLLFVPAAVGIVQYGPVLREFGVTLALALIASTVLTLLVTVGVFLLVARLQGRGGE, from the coding sequence ATGAGCGGGGCCGGCAATTCCTCTTCCCCTTCCGCCCCGCCGCTCAACCTGCCGCGGGCGATCCTTGCGCTACTCCTGTGCCAGCTGGCCGGCGAGACGGCGATCCTGGCGGTCCGCGCATTCTATCCGGAGATCGCCTTCCCCGGCCCGGTCGTCGGCATGGCGCTGATGTTCGTCCTGCTGGCCTGGCGCAAGGGGCCGGATGCGGGTCTCGACGCGACGTCCGGCGCGATCCTGCGCAATCTCTCGCTCCTGTTCGTGCCCGCCGCCGTCGGCATCGTGCAATACGGTCCGGTACTGCGCGAATTCGGCGTCACGCTGGCGCTCGCGCTGATCGCCTCGACGGTGCTGACGCTATTGGTCACGGTCGGCGTCTTCCTCCTCGTCGCGCGCCTTCAGGGAAGAGGCGGAGAATGA
- a CDS encoding lytic murein transglycosylase — MKTAFAAALAASLFASPAMAQQCGGDFNLWLKDMRAEAQAAGIGARGLEALEGARLDTRVLSRDRAQGVFAQTFIEFSSRMVSAYRLKQGAANLKKYADVFARAEAEYGVPGPVITAFWALETDFGAVQGDFDTLSALATLAYDCRRPELFRPQIVPLLTLIDQGVLPADVKGAWAGEIGQTQILPSDYLEKGRDGDGDGLVDLRNDPADVIMTTANFLRSMGWRAGEPWMQEVRVPAEMDWADSGRENQHPRSHWAAAGVTARDGSPLPSDDQPSSLVLPMGRKGPAFLIYPNFDVYLEWNQSFVYTLTAGHLAARFAGEPAYDKRNPDRGLTIEEMKQLQEKLAARGHDVGKIDGVLGTGTRTALQKVQAELGLPADGWPTQQLLVIL; from the coding sequence ATGAAAACCGCCTTCGCCGCTGCCCTCGCCGCAAGCCTGTTCGCCAGCCCCGCAATGGCCCAGCAATGCGGCGGCGACTTCAATCTCTGGCTGAAGGACATGCGCGCCGAGGCCCAGGCCGCCGGCATCGGCGCGCGCGGGCTCGAGGCGCTCGAAGGAGCCCGGCTCGACACCAGGGTTCTCTCCCGCGACCGGGCACAGGGCGTCTTCGCCCAGACCTTCATCGAGTTCTCCAGCCGTATGGTTTCGGCCTATCGCCTGAAGCAGGGCGCCGCCAACCTGAAGAAATATGCCGACGTGTTCGCCCGCGCCGAGGCCGAATACGGCGTCCCGGGCCCGGTGATCACCGCCTTCTGGGCGCTGGAGACGGATTTCGGCGCGGTCCAGGGCGATTTCGATACGTTGAGCGCCCTGGCGACCCTCGCCTACGACTGCCGCCGGCCAGAACTCTTCCGGCCGCAGATCGTGCCGCTGCTGACGCTGATCGACCAGGGCGTGCTGCCGGCCGACGTGAAGGGCGCCTGGGCCGGCGAGATCGGCCAGACCCAGATCCTGCCGTCCGACTATCTCGAAAAGGGCCGCGACGGCGACGGCGACGGGCTCGTCGACCTGCGCAACGACCCCGCCGACGTGATCATGACCACCGCCAACTTCCTCAGATCGATGGGCTGGCGCGCCGGCGAGCCCTGGATGCAGGAGGTCCGCGTTCCCGCCGAGATGGACTGGGCCGACAGCGGCCGCGAGAACCAGCATCCGCGCTCACATTGGGCTGCAGCCGGCGTCACCGCGCGCGACGGGTCGCCCCTTCCCTCCGACGACCAGCCGTCGAGCCTCGTTCTGCCGATGGGGCGAAAAGGTCCCGCCTTCCTGATCTACCCGAATTTCGACGTCTACCTCGAATGGAACCAGTCCTTCGTCTACACGCTCACCGCCGGCCATCTGGCAGCACGCTTCGCCGGCGAGCCGGCCTACGACAAGCGCAATCCGGACCGCGGCCTCACCATCGAGGAGATGAAGCAGCTGCAGGAGAAGCTCGCGGCGCGCGGGCACGACGTCGGCAAGATCGACGGCGTGCTCGGCACCGGCACCCGCACCGCTTTGCAGAAAGTGCAGGCCGAGCTGGGCCTTCCCGCCGACGGCTGGCCGACGCAGCAACTCCTCGTCATTCTCTGA
- a CDS encoding GH25 family lysozyme has translation MRRIAALLLIASLAACTGSGGLQDLAPSQADAPVASGPRFADRDPHDWQTRKPWDYAVHGTDVSKYQTGVDWAAARAKGISFAFIKATEGGDRVDDRFHEHWRGARAAGIPRGAYHFFYFCRPAAEQAEWFIRNVPRERGSLPPVLDMEWNPLSPTCTLRPPPETVRSEMRIFLNMVQKHYGKRPIIYTDPAFFDRNGLNAFRGYHFWLRSTAGHPTEKYGDHPFVFWQYTGTGTVPGIDGDADINVFNGSASGWRAWLKANAH, from the coding sequence ATGCGCCGTATCGCGGCCCTGCTGCTGATCGCCTCGCTCGCCGCCTGCACCGGCAGCGGCGGGCTGCAGGACCTGGCGCCGAGCCAGGCCGACGCGCCGGTCGCCTCTGGCCCGCGCTTCGCCGACCGCGACCCGCACGACTGGCAGACGCGCAAGCCGTGGGACTATGCCGTCCACGGCACCGACGTGTCGAAATATCAGACGGGGGTCGACTGGGCGGCCGCGCGCGCCAAGGGCATTTCCTTCGCCTTCATCAAGGCGACCGAAGGCGGCGACCGCGTCGACGACAGGTTCCACGAGCACTGGCGCGGCGCCCGCGCCGCCGGCATTCCGCGCGGCGCCTATCATTTCTTCTATTTCTGCCGGCCGGCCGCCGAACAGGCCGAGTGGTTCATCCGCAACGTGCCGCGCGAGAGGGGCTCGCTGCCGCCGGTCCTCGACATGGAGTGGAACCCGCTGTCGCCCACCTGCACGCTGCGCCCGCCGCCGGAGACGGTGCGCTCCGAAATGCGCATCTTCCTCAACATGGTGCAGAAGCACTACGGCAAGCGGCCGATCATCTACACCGATCCCGCCTTCTTCGACCGCAACGGCCTGAACGCGTTTCGCGGCTATCATTTCTGGCTGCGCTCGACCGCCGGGCATCCGACGGAAAAATACGGCGACCATCCCTTCGTCTTCTGGCAATACACGGGAACCGGCACCGTGCCGGGGATAGACGGGGACGCCGACATCAACGTCTTCAACGGCTCGGCCAGCGGCTGGCGCGCCTGGCTGAAGGCCAACGCGCACTGA
- a CDS encoding serine hydrolase — protein sequence MRLIGKVLKWLALLAAAIVVAFAAWLVVAPPALIQVAAGYSAKIVCSNVFIAGRDSHEVLKVDVQAPGHPILGLISMSVDREAKTAHAKLLGMFGGGLAVAREGAGCASVPDGDAEAAKLAPVATVSGDAPQGLWPEGETVEPSQDPAVKAILDDPGMTGPGMRAVVVVKNGRIVGERYGEGFAETTPLLGWSMTKTVTAAIIGTLVREGRMGLDDTDLFEAWQADARGAIRVRDLLAMSSGLEFNEDYGDVTDVTRMLYLEPDMAGFAAAKPLAHEVGKVFSYSSGTSVMLSRIWQNVAGPDALAWPRRELFDPIGMRSAVLEADARGTFVGSSYLYATARDWARFGQFLLQDGVWNGRAILPDGYAAMMRTPSAAAPEEYTQGHMWLNGPSAGTPDGEDPDRGFDLPADAVWALGHDGQSMAVIPSKQLVVVRLGLTPSKLGYKSQAMVAALVKALP from the coding sequence ATGAGACTGATCGGCAAGGTGCTCAAGTGGCTGGCGCTGCTCGCCGCGGCTATCGTCGTGGCCTTCGCGGCGTGGCTCGTCGTTGCGCCGCCGGCGCTGATTCAGGTCGCGGCCGGCTATTCCGCCAAGATCGTCTGCTCGAACGTCTTCATCGCCGGTCGGGATTCGCACGAGGTGCTCAAGGTCGACGTGCAGGCGCCCGGACACCCGATCCTCGGCCTGATCTCGATGTCGGTCGACCGCGAGGCGAAGACCGCCCATGCCAAGCTTCTCGGCATGTTCGGCGGCGGTCTTGCCGTGGCGCGCGAGGGTGCCGGATGCGCCTCGGTGCCCGACGGCGACGCGGAGGCGGCGAAGCTGGCGCCGGTTGCGACCGTATCGGGCGACGCGCCGCAAGGACTGTGGCCGGAAGGCGAGACCGTGGAGCCGTCGCAGGATCCGGCGGTCAAGGCGATTCTCGACGATCCCGGCATGACGGGGCCCGGCATGCGCGCCGTGGTTGTGGTCAAGAACGGCCGCATCGTCGGCGAACGCTACGGCGAGGGTTTTGCCGAGACGACGCCGCTGCTCGGCTGGTCGATGACCAAGACGGTGACCGCGGCGATCATCGGCACGTTGGTGCGCGAGGGCAGGATGGGCCTCGACGACACGGACCTGTTCGAGGCCTGGCAGGCCGACGCTCGCGGTGCGATCCGGGTGCGCGACCTGCTCGCCATGTCGAGCGGGCTGGAGTTCAACGAGGATTACGGCGACGTCACCGACGTCACGCGCATGCTCTATCTCGAGCCGGACATGGCCGGCTTCGCCGCCGCCAAGCCGCTGGCGCACGAGGTCGGCAAGGTGTTCTCCTATTCGAGCGGCACGAGCGTGATGCTGTCGCGGATCTGGCAGAACGTGGCCGGCCCCGATGCGCTCGCCTGGCCGCGGCGCGAGCTGTTCGACCCGATCGGCATGCGCAGCGCCGTGCTCGAGGCCGATGCGCGCGGCACCTTCGTCGGCTCCTCCTATCTCTACGCAACGGCGCGGGACTGGGCCCGCTTCGGCCAGTTCCTGCTGCAGGACGGCGTCTGGAATGGCCGCGCGATCTTGCCGGACGGCTACGCGGCGATGATGCGCACGCCGTCGGCGGCCGCGCCGGAGGAATATACGCAGGGGCATATGTGGCTGAACGGCCCGTCCGCCGGCACGCCCGACGGCGAGGATCCGGACCGGGGCTTTGACCTGCCGGCCGATGCGGTCTGGGCGCTCGGCCACGACGGGCAGTCGATGGCGGTGATCCCGTCGAAGCAGTTGGTCGTCGTGCGGCTCGGGCTGACGCCGTCCAAGCTCGGCTACAAGTCGCAGGCGATGGTCGCGGCGCTGGTCAAGGCGTTGCCGTGA